In Alosa alosa isolate M-15738 ecotype Scorff River chromosome 23, AALO_Geno_1.1, whole genome shotgun sequence, a single window of DNA contains:
- the glsa gene encoding glutaminase a isoform X4, translated as MEMLKVTLKTTSDGALDRHLFKKCVQSNIVLLTQAFRKKFVIPDFQSFTSHIDEIYEGAKMRSGGKVADYIPQLAKFSPDLWGVAICTVDGQRFTTGDTKVPFCLQSCVKPLKYAIAVHDHGTEYVHRFIGKEPSGLRFNKLFLNEEDKPHNPMVNAGAIVCTSLIKSGASNAEKFDYVMNFMNKLAGNEYVGFSNATFQSERLSGDRNFAIGYYLKEKKCFPEGTDMTAILDFYFQLCSIEVTCESASVMAATLANGGFCPITGERVLNPEAVRNTLSLMHSCGMYDFSGQFAFHVGLPAKSGVAGGILLVVPNVMGIMCWSPPLDKLGNSVRGIQFCTDLVHLCNFHNYDNLRHFAKKLDPRREGGDQRVKSVINLLFAAYTGDVSALRRFALSSMDMEQRDYDSRTALHVAAAEGHAEVVRFLLEACKVNPVPKDRWGNTPMDEAVHFGHHDVVTILQEYCTQYSPPEPTADKETAEKNLDGLL; from the exons ATGGAGATGCTGAAGGTGACGCTCAAGACCACCTCAGACGGAGCTCTGGACCGCCACCTCTTCAAAAA ATGTGTCCAGAGCAACATTGTGCTGCTCACTCAGGCGTTCCGAAAGAAGTTTGTCATCCCAGATTTCCAGTCCTTCACCTCCCACATCGACGAAATTTACGAGGGTGCCAAAATGCGGTCCGGGGGCAAG GTGGCTGACTACATCCCTCAGCTAGCCAAGTTCAGTCCAGACCTGTGGGGGGTGGCCATATGCACCGTGGATGGTCAGAG ATTTACGACGGGCGACACCAAGGTCCCGTTCTGTCTGCAGTCGTGCGTGAAGCCTCTGAAGTACGCTATCGCTGTGCATGACCACGGCACCGAGTACGTGCACCGCTTCATCGGCAAGGAGCCCAGCGGCCTGCGCTTCAACAAGCTCTTCCTCAACGAGGAAG ATAAACCCCACAATCCTATGGTTAATGCTGGAGCTATTGTCTGCACCTCTCTCATCAAG TCAGGAGCAAGCAACGCAGAGAAGTTTGATTAT GTCATGAACTTCATGAATAAGCTGGCAGGAAATGAATATGTAGGCTTCAGTAATGCCAC GTTCCAGTCGGAGCGATTGTCTGGTGACAGGAACTTTGCCATTGGCTATTacttgaaagagaaaaag TGTTTCCCAGAGGGGACGGACATGACCGCCATCCTGGACTTTTACTTCCAG CTGTGTTCGATTGAGGTGACATGTGAGAGCGCCAGCGTTATGGCTGCCACGCTGGCCAATGGTGGCTTCTGTCCAATCACAGGAGAGCGTGTGCTAAACCCTGAAGCTGTGCGGAACACATTGAGTCTCATGCACTCTTGCGGCATGTACGACTTCTCTGGGCAATTCGCTTTCCAC GTGGGCTTGCCAGCTAAATCTGGAGTGGCTGGGGGCATCCTGTTGGTGGTACCCAACGTCATGGGCATCATGTGCTGGTCTCCACCTCTGGACAAGCTTGGCAACAGCGTACGCGGCATCCAGTTCTGCACG GACCTGGTGCATCTCTGCAACTTCCACAATTACGACAACCTGAGGCACTTCGCCAAGAAGCTGGACCCACGCCGGGAGGGCGGCGACCAGAGA GTGAAGTCCGTCATCAACCTACTCTTTGCCGCCTACACCGGGGATGTGTCTGCTCTGAGGAG gTTTGCGCTCTCATCCATGGACATGGAGCAGAGAGACTATGATTCCAGGACCGCACTTCATGTAGCTGCAGCTGAAG GACATGCTGAAGTGGTCAGGTTTTTGCTCGAGGCCTGCAAAGTGAATCCTGTGCCCAAAGACAG GTGGGGCAACACGCCCATGGACGAAGCTGTGCACTTTGGTCACCATGACGTCGTAACGATTCTGCAGGAATACTGTACCCAGTATAGTCCTCCGGAGCCCACGGCAGACAAGGAGACAGCCGAGAAGAACCTGGACGGGTTGCTGTAG
- the glsa gene encoding glutaminase a isoform X5 — translation MCCEYIFAALGSVGNFDLCNRSMTLSGASNAEKFDYVMNFMNKLAGNEYVGFSNATFQSERLSGDRNFAIGYYLKEKKCFPEGTDMTAILDFYFQLCSIEVTCESASVMAATLANGGFCPITGERVLNPEAVRNTLSLMHSCGMYDFSGQFAFHVGLPAKSGVAGGILLVVPNVMGIMCWSPPLDKLGNSVRGIQFCTDLVHLCNFHNYDNLRHFAKKLDPRREGGDQRVKSVINLLFAAYTGDVSALRRFALSSMDMEQRDYDSRTALHVAAAEGHAEVVRFLLEACKVNPVPKDRWGNTPMDEAVHFGHHDVVTILQEYCTQYSPPEPTADKETAEKNLDGLL, via the exons ATGTGTTGTGAATATATTTTTGCAGCATTAGGATCTGTGGGAAATTTTGACCTCTGCAACAGGTCAATGACGTTG TCAGGAGCAAGCAACGCAGAGAAGTTTGATTAT GTCATGAACTTCATGAATAAGCTGGCAGGAAATGAATATGTAGGCTTCAGTAATGCCAC GTTCCAGTCGGAGCGATTGTCTGGTGACAGGAACTTTGCCATTGGCTATTacttgaaagagaaaaag TGTTTCCCAGAGGGGACGGACATGACCGCCATCCTGGACTTTTACTTCCAG CTGTGTTCGATTGAGGTGACATGTGAGAGCGCCAGCGTTATGGCTGCCACGCTGGCCAATGGTGGCTTCTGTCCAATCACAGGAGAGCGTGTGCTAAACCCTGAAGCTGTGCGGAACACATTGAGTCTCATGCACTCTTGCGGCATGTACGACTTCTCTGGGCAATTCGCTTTCCAC GTGGGCTTGCCAGCTAAATCTGGAGTGGCTGGGGGCATCCTGTTGGTGGTACCCAACGTCATGGGCATCATGTGCTGGTCTCCACCTCTGGACAAGCTTGGCAACAGCGTACGCGGCATCCAGTTCTGCACG GACCTGGTGCATCTCTGCAACTTCCACAATTACGACAACCTGAGGCACTTCGCCAAGAAGCTGGACCCACGCCGGGAGGGCGGCGACCAGAGA GTGAAGTCCGTCATCAACCTACTCTTTGCCGCCTACACCGGGGATGTGTCTGCTCTGAGGAG gTTTGCGCTCTCATCCATGGACATGGAGCAGAGAGACTATGATTCCAGGACCGCACTTCATGTAGCTGCAGCTGAAG GACATGCTGAAGTGGTCAGGTTTTTGCTCGAGGCCTGCAAAGTGAATCCTGTGCCCAAAGACAG GTGGGGCAACACGCCCATGGACGAAGCTGTGCACTTTGGTCACCATGACGTCGTAACGATTCTGCAGGAATACTGTACCCAGTATAGTCCTCCGGAGCCCACGGCAGACAAGGAGACAGCCGAGAAGAACCTGGACGGGTTGCTGTAG
- the glsa gene encoding glutaminase a isoform X6 translates to MTLSGASNAEKFDYVMNFMNKLAGNEYVGFSNATFQSERLSGDRNFAIGYYLKEKKCFPEGTDMTAILDFYFQLCSIEVTCESASVMAATLANGGFCPITGERVLNPEAVRNTLSLMHSCGMYDFSGQFAFHVGLPAKSGVAGGILLVVPNVMGIMCWSPPLDKLGNSVRGIQFCTDLVHLCNFHNYDNLRHFAKKLDPRREGGDQRVKSVINLLFAAYTGDVSALRRFALSSMDMEQRDYDSRTALHVAAAEGHAEVVRFLLEACKVNPVPKDRWGNTPMDEAVHFGHHDVVTILQEYCTQYSPPEPTADKETAEKNLDGLL, encoded by the exons ATGACGTTG TCAGGAGCAAGCAACGCAGAGAAGTTTGATTAT GTCATGAACTTCATGAATAAGCTGGCAGGAAATGAATATGTAGGCTTCAGTAATGCCAC GTTCCAGTCGGAGCGATTGTCTGGTGACAGGAACTTTGCCATTGGCTATTacttgaaagagaaaaag TGTTTCCCAGAGGGGACGGACATGACCGCCATCCTGGACTTTTACTTCCAG CTGTGTTCGATTGAGGTGACATGTGAGAGCGCCAGCGTTATGGCTGCCACGCTGGCCAATGGTGGCTTCTGTCCAATCACAGGAGAGCGTGTGCTAAACCCTGAAGCTGTGCGGAACACATTGAGTCTCATGCACTCTTGCGGCATGTACGACTTCTCTGGGCAATTCGCTTTCCAC GTGGGCTTGCCAGCTAAATCTGGAGTGGCTGGGGGCATCCTGTTGGTGGTACCCAACGTCATGGGCATCATGTGCTGGTCTCCACCTCTGGACAAGCTTGGCAACAGCGTACGCGGCATCCAGTTCTGCACG GACCTGGTGCATCTCTGCAACTTCCACAATTACGACAACCTGAGGCACTTCGCCAAGAAGCTGGACCCACGCCGGGAGGGCGGCGACCAGAGA GTGAAGTCCGTCATCAACCTACTCTTTGCCGCCTACACCGGGGATGTGTCTGCTCTGAGGAG gTTTGCGCTCTCATCCATGGACATGGAGCAGAGAGACTATGATTCCAGGACCGCACTTCATGTAGCTGCAGCTGAAG GACATGCTGAAGTGGTCAGGTTTTTGCTCGAGGCCTGCAAAGTGAATCCTGTGCCCAAAGACAG GTGGGGCAACACGCCCATGGACGAAGCTGTGCACTTTGGTCACCATGACGTCGTAACGATTCTGCAGGAATACTGTACCCAGTATAGTCCTCCGGAGCCCACGGCAGACAAGGAGACAGCCGAGAAGAACCTGGACGGGTTGCTGTAG